A window of Calonectris borealis chromosome 3, bCalBor7.hap1.2, whole genome shotgun sequence contains these coding sequences:
- the CCSAP gene encoding centriole, cilia and spindle-associated protein: MVVPARRVKTEYMKRFKEPKWESCGACYLELLRYRLSRRLLEQAHRPWLWDGWEQDSGGGSGGGSTAGSPSPPGAGSPAAAQEEEEAAAPAPSEAGRASPEKEREEQEKQQREEQEKQQREEQEKTVEHTSVKEADKTSRIGRRPSRSALSSRNDRRSAKSPQKTDAPKENKHPFALYGWGERQTDTGSQKTHNVCASASANEIHESALRAKNRRQVEKRKLSQRRVRSAEAEKAWRIKPSPPDNPWMTEYMRCYSARAR; the protein is encoded by the exons ATGGTGGTGCCGGCGCGGCGCGTGAAGACGGAGTACATGAAGCGCTTCAAGGAGCCCAAGTGGGAGTCGTGCGGCGCCTGCTACCTGGAGCTGCTGCGCTACCGCCTCAGCCGCCGCCTCCTGGAGCAGGCGCACCGGCCCTGGCTGTGGGACGGCTGGGAGCAGgacagcggcggcggcagcggcggcggcagcaccgCCGGGTCACCCTCCCCACcgggcgccggcagccccgcggccgcgcaggaggaagaggaggcggcgGCGCCAGCGCCGAGCGAGGCGGGACGAGCGAGTCCCG agaaagaaagagaagagcaagaaaagcagcagagggaagagcaagaaaagcagcagagggaagagcaagaaaaaactGTAGAACACACTTCTGTAAAGGAAGCAGACAAAACCAGCCGTATAGGACGACGTCCGAGTCGAAGTGCCTTGTCCAGTCGTAATGATCGAAGATCAGCCAAAAGTCCTCAAAAGACAGATGCACCAAAGGAGAATAAACATCCATTTGCTCTGTATGGGTggggagaaagacagacagatacTGGAAGCCAGAAAACTCATAATGTCTGTGCCTCTGCTTCAGCGAATGAA ATTCATGAATCTGCTCTACGAGCAAAGAACAGGAGACaagtggagaaaaggaagctttctCAGAGGCGAGTCCGatcagcagaagcagagaaagctTGGCGAATAAAGCCCTCCCCACCAGATAACCCTTGGATGACAGAGTATATGAGATGCTACTCAGCAAGAGCTCGGTGA